In one Macaca fascicularis isolate 582-1 chromosome 6, T2T-MFA8v1.1 genomic region, the following are encoded:
- the SCGB3A1 gene encoding secretoglobin family 3A member 1 → MKLAAALLGLCVALSCGSAAAFFVGSAKHVAQPVTELESGTEAAAGTLAKPLGTAADPLGAANPLGTLNPLGTLNLLKLLLASLGIPVNHLVEGSQKCVAELGPEAMGALKTLLGVLTMFG, encoded by the exons ATGAAGCTCGCCGCCGCCCTCCTGGGGCTCTGCGTGGCCCTGTCCTGCGGCTCCG CTGCTGCTTTCTTTGTGGGTTCGGCCAAGCATGTGGCCCAGCCTGTCACTGAGCTGGAGTCGGGAACAGAGGCCGCGGCCGGGACCCTGGCCAAGCCCCTCGGCACCGCGGCCGACCCCCTTGGCGCGGCCAACCCCCTCGGCACCCTCAACCCCCTCGGCACCCTCAACCTGCTGAAACTCCTGCTGGCAAGCCTGGGCATCCCCGTGAACCACCTCGTAGAGGGCTCCCAGAAGTGTGTGGCTGAGCTGGGCCCCGAGGCCATGGGGGCACTGAAGACCCTGCTG ggggTCCTGACGATGTTTGGCTGA